The Pontibacter sp. SGAir0037 DNA segment GTTCCGGAATACGTTTAGCTCCAAAAAGCAATAGGATAGCGAACAAGATGATAAGGATCTCTGTACCGCCTAATGCACCTAAAAACAAGAAAATGTTGGTGATTGCCATAATATTAGATTTTAAAGGTAACTGCTACAAAATTAAAGTTAATATTTTAAATAAACTCATATAAGGTGATATAAGTTTATTTTAGCCTGATAATATAAAATATACGAATGGCAGCACTTCACCGGATTTTGCAGCACACAGTTTGAGACTTTCGGATTTTTGCTTAGCTTGTCAGGCTAAATTCTAAAAGAGCTGGTTTGATTTTCTGAATTTCCCAAAAATGATAAAATTATTCCAAATATGGGATGATTTTAAATTTTGTTTTTAAATTTATTGTTGATAATCAGTGTGTTGTAATTTTATTTAACTTTGGTATCATTGTTGTTCAACCATTAAACAGAAAGAGGCTGTTCCAACAAGGTTGCTTGAATATAGTTTATAGCAACGCATAGAAACCGACCTGAAAATTACTTCGGGTGAATAGAACAGAATATCTTAGATGAAGGTATCTTTCGGTTTAATAAAATGAAATCTTCAGCCCCTGATGGGGTTTGTACATAGATAAAAACATTAAGTTTGTTTTCATAGCTTGGAAAGGCGCTCTACATTGTGGGGTGCTTTTTTTGTTTTTAGCGGTTTCTGCCGAGAATATTTTCAGGGGCTGAGAAACCAGCCCTTAAACAGAGAAATTATTTGCTGATGATCCAGCCGGAAGGGTCCAGGTTTGCATTGTTTTTCCAGATTTGGAACTGAAGCTCTGTTGTGCCATCTGCGTCGGTGTAAACAGTGCCGATTACATCCTTCATCTTTACATTCTGCCCTTCTTTTACATTTACTGTCCGTAACTTGGCATATACGGTAAAGTATTCCCCATGCTGAACCATGACAATGTTGTTCATGCCTGGTACACTGGCTACTGTAAGCACCTTACCTTCGAAAATAGCCCTGGCATTTTCGCCTTGTGCTGTCTGAATATCAATGCCCCGGTTTTCCACCACAACTCCTTTTAAAACAGGGTGATTATGACGGCCAAAGCGTTGTGAGATAAAGCCTTTTTCTACCGGCCATGCTAAACGGCCTCTATTACCGGCAAACGAAGACGAAATAAGAGCAGCCTCTGGCGTAAGGGTAATTTTGTTGGCACTGCCACTGGTGGCTCTGCCTGCTTCTCTGGCTTCGCGGGCAGCTCTGGCCATCTCTTCCCGAACGATGTCTGCAATCAGGTTGTCAAGTTTCTTTACTGCCGATTGCCGTTGTGCTACCTCCTGCTTCAGGTTTTGCTCCTGCTGGCTTAGGCGGCTCACTACATTATTCTGCTCCTGTTTTAGGCTCTGCAGATTTTTACTCTCCGCAATCTGTTTATTCAGCAAGCCTCTCTTTTCCTGCCGTTTCGAAGCCAGGAGATTAAGCTGGCGTGTAAGCGCAATTTGTACTTTATTAATTTGCTCTACCTGCTTTTTGCGCGCCTCGGAATACTGCTGCAGGTAACGCATCCGCCTTACCAGTTGATTAAAAGAGTCGGCAGCAAATAAAAACATGAGTTTGTTGTAGCTGTTCGCTGACTTGGAAGCAGCGTATACCATAGTGGCATACTCTTTCTTGAGCTTTTCCAGGTCCGACTCCAGTGCATTTACAATGCTTTCTGTTTCCCGTACCTCAGAATCTATAAAGCTAACTTCTTTTGAAATATTAGTGATTACCCCTTGTTGCACTGTAATCTTTTCCTGTATAGCATTTAACTGCCCAAGCGACGCTTCCTTCTGCGCCTTTGTTTGCTGCAGAATGCGGTTTGCTTCTTTGATGCGTTTCAGGTTTTCTGTCTTTTCTTTCTCTAGCTGAGCCTTCGACTTAGGCTTCTGCTTTTGCGCATAAGTGGCAAAAGGCAGCAATAACAGCAACAGAAAGAAGGCAGGTTTGTAAAGGGCCTTCATGTAATGTGGGTTCGTAACTCTAGCTTACAAATATGGCGAATCTAAATACGAAGTACCAGTAGGCAAGAGAATTTTATTGGGCTTTATAACTTTTTGTAGTCGCCTGGTACAGTAAACGGAAAGTCCTGAGGATCATCTGTAATGGTAACTCTGTTATGTGTCAGGTTAAAAACAGAGGTCTGGCCTGCCTGGAGTATCTGTGCAGCCAGCGCATGGGCAAAGGGAACCGCGCCAATGTTCTGAAAGTTCTCGTATTTTACCACAATGTTATTGCCGGATTGCTGGTCGTTTACATGAAGCTGCTGCAGCTTTTCGCTTTCTTTGTTAATAAAGTAGTCGAAAAGCAAATAATTCCGCAGTTGCTGTACATGGTGCATCTGGCCTTCATCTATCGCCTTTTCCCTGCCAACAGGCTGGTAGTTGCCAATCAGGATGGCTTGCACGGCATCAAAGTTCAGGTTTACCCGAAACTGGTTGCTCAGGAACCTGTAGTCTGTGGCAATGTACTCTTTCTGCAGCCTGTTCATAACATAAACAGAGTCCTGCGTTATTTTAATGCGGGCAGCCTCTATGCCCAAACCGGGAAGCACAGATATCCAGATAACACTATCCTTCTTCATGCGAAGAGCATAACCCGAGGAAGTGGTCTGGCCTTTATCTTCAAATTTTAAATTGCCTCTTGCGCTCAGGTAGTTAAACTCGAGGTTTTTGATAGATACATTTCCAACAGTTTCGGTAGTGGTAGAGGCGGTGGTAGGTGCAATTTCTTTTTTACATGCTGAAAACATAACTATAGCCAGCAGGTAAATGAAGAACTGTTTATTCATACAGTTTCTTTTCTTTTATTTTTTTATCAATGTAGGCAGATGCTTCGCCTTTTATTTTAGCTTTTTGCCACTGGCGCACAGCATCGTCTTTTTTCCCGATTTTAAAAAGTACATCGCCATAGTGTTCTACAATAGTGGCATCGTCTGAGAGGGCAATAGCTTCTTCTAAATGTTTTAAAGCTCCCTCGTAGTCTTCCAGCTTATATAGTACCCAGGCGTAAGTATCCAGGTAAGTAGGGTTGTTCGGGTGCTTTCTTACCAGGCGATCCGCCATTTCTTTTGCTTTGCCCAGCTTCTCGTTGCGGAGCGAAAGAAAATAACTGTAATTGTTTAATACATGCTCATTATCAGCATCCTGTGCCAGTACAGCTTCATAGGCTTCATCTGATTTTTTAAAGTTTTTCAGCGAATTGTAGCCATCACCCAGCTGCATGTTAAACTGCATCACCAGCTCAGGCTCGCTGGCTGATAAACGTTTGCCATATTCCAGCGACTTAACAGCTTTATCGAAGTTCTGCTCTATCAGGTAACCTGTGCCGTTGTAGAACCAGAACACAGCCTGGTTAGGGAATAGCTCTAATGCCTGCTCCGAGTGCTTAATAAGCGAATCAGACTGTGCTAACTCTGCATCCAGCAATACAATCTGCTGCCAGATTTTAAAGTGCGAATCGTCTAGTTTAACTGCTTTTAAGTAGTTATTGCGGGCTTGCTCTTTTTTACCGGCAATGGCTTGTAAATCACCAGCAACGGCATATGCTTTTGCTTCTTCCGGATGAGCCTTTATGGTCAGGTTTACCAGATCCAGCGCTACTTTCTCTACTTCCGGGTTTGGTAGCTGGCGTATAAAGTCAACCAGGATACGGACTTTGGTGTCGATCTCCAGCTCTGAGCTGGAAAAAGCCAGTTTAGCCTGCCGCTCCGACTCCGCCTTATTACCTTTCTGGCGATTAAGGTCAGAAAGCATCAGGTGCGCAAAAGGATTGTTCGGATCTAACCGTAAGGCGCGTTGAAGTGTTTCAATGGCAATGTCAGGCTTTTGAGAAGCATTGTATAGCTCGGCCTGAGCCAGAAAATAGCGTATTTCGGTAGGGTTTGTGGCAATAAGCTTTTCACCCTCCGCTATGGCTTTTGCCACATTTTTCTGCCTCAGGTAAATCTGCTGTCGGCTGATAGAAACCTGCTCGATCGGGCCGAACTGTTTTTCTATGCGCTCATACGTTTTCAGGGCATCCTCAAACTTAGACTGCGACATGTATAAATCGGCCAGGTTAAAAAGGTATTGCTCTGTGTTAGGAACTTTCTGCAGCAAATCGTTAAAAACCTGGGCTGCTTCGGTATATTGCTTTTGCTCTGTATATAACTGGGCAAGCAACAGGTAATAGTAGGAGTTGTTCGGGTCCTGGCTTACAGCAGCCTGCGCATAGGGTAAAGCGTTGGTCGCTTTCTGGAGCATCAGGTTTGTTTCTGCCAGCTTATAGTTGAGGGCAGCATTGGCAGGTGTAAGCGTATGTGCTTTTTGAAAAAGCTTGAGGGCCTGGTCGTAGTCCTCCAGCATAAAAAACTTTAAACCATCCAGAAACAGTGCCTCGCTTATTTGCTTTTCCTGCTCCGAGGGTTGTGGCACAGGAGCGATAGCAGATTCAGCTGTCTCTCGCGTCACCTTCTCTTTCTTCTTCCTGGAAGACTGCGCCTGGCTGTCTTCCGCCACCATTACCAAGGCCAGGCAGCTTGCTGCAAGGACAATGTTTCTGAATCGATTCATTTTAGTACTAGTCTTTAAGCGTATTGTAGTCGCCGAGGCTGAGGTCAGACTGGCGCCCTTCATAGGAAACAAAGTTACCCACCATTGAGTTTGATATGTTTCCGTTTGTAAGGGTAGCGTTCTCCTGTACGATGGAGTTGCTTACTACAGAACTGTTTACGCTGGTGTTGTTTCCTATGGAAACGTGAGGCCCTATCACAGAGTTGTTGATAATAGCATTTTCACCTATGTATACCGGAGGTATAATAACAGAGTTCTGCAGCTGCGCCGACGAAGCGACTAAACCTTCCTCATCCTTTATATACTCCAAATACCGCTGATTAGTATACACAGTTGCGTTTTTATTTCCGCAATCGAGCCATTCGGATATGACAGCAGGTATAAAGGTGGTGCCTTTGTTCTTCATGTTCTCCAAGGCATTGGTTAGCTGGTATTCTCCTTTATCTTTGATGTCGTTATCGAGCAGGTATTGCAGCTCGCTGCGCAGGTAGGCTCCGTCTTGGAAGTAATAGATACCAATAATGGCCAGGTCAGAAATAAACTCTTCTGGTTTTTCTACAAAATCTGTGATTTCGTTGTTCTCGTTTAGCTTAACTACACCAAACGGGCGAGGGTCTTCTACGCGCTGTACCCAGATAGTGCCATCTGCATTGGTGTCTAATTGGAAATCTGCTTTAAAAAGTGTGTCAGCAAAAGCTACTACCACTTTACCTTCCAGCGACTCTTGTGCACACAAAATAGCGTGTGCAGTGCCCAAGGCCTCCTCCTGGTAGTAAATGCTGCCTTTAGCACCAACAGCCTGTGCAATCTTTTTCAGGTCCTGCTCCACTTTATCACCGAAGTGACCTATAATAAAAGCAACCTCTTCTATAGGTTCCTGACAAACTTTAGCAATATCTTCAACCAGGCGCTGCACGATGGGCTTGCCTGCGATAGGGATAAGTGGTTTTGGAATAGTTAAAGTGTGTGGGCGCATGCGCTTTCCCATACCAGCCATTGGTATTATAATCCTCATAGCGTGTTTTTTATTTATTGTTAAAGTGAAGCCAGGGAGCAAAGGCTGCCTGGGTATGATCTATTTAAAATTTATTTTACTCTAACTACGTGGGCAAAGCAGGTTAACGTTTATCTGCAATAAACGAAGGTATTAATTAGTGCCTGTGCTGCCATAGCCACCTGCACCTCTTTCTGTGTTCGTTAGAGTGGCTGCCTCCAGCCACGATACACGCTCATACTTTGCTACAACCATTTGGGCAATACGCTCTCCGTCTTCTATCACAAAGTCCTGATCCGACAAATTCACCAGTAATACTTTAATTTCGCCACGGTAATCGGCATCAATAGTACCAGGGCTGTTTACTATAGAAATACCATGTTTAAAGGCCAGGCCACTTCTGGGCCGTATCTGTGCCTCGTGCCCTTCGGGAAGCTCTATAAATAAACCAGTGGATACTAAGGTTCGCTGAAGAGGCTTTAACGTAACAGGAGCATCTAAGTTGGCACGTAAATCCATGCCAGCCGAATGCACTGTCTGGTAAGAAGGAAGTGCGTGTTTGGATTGGTTAATTACATTAACCTGTAAGCTGTTTTTATTCATCTTTCAAAAATAAAGATTATGCGATGGTACACAAGCTTTTGCCAAAAGACATGTGCCTTTTATTCTATATAGATGAAGGTATATAGGATTTTGTAAATTTCAAGAATAATTTTTTAAAGTCCTCAAAGAATCTTAGAAAGGGGCATTAAAAAATGACTGTAAATCAGGTAAGGCGATAATTACAGCGTTGAACCTGAAATGGCTGAACAGGTGTCTGAGTGGCTTAATTAACTTTTGCAGTTCTTTGCTTCCATAGCTTTGCTCCCTCACGCTGCCATATCACGAGGGCAAACAGGGCGCAAATGCCCAGATTAAGCAGGTGCTCCAGCCAGAAATTTTCAAGTGTAATATAGCGGGCAATTATAACCAAACCGGTAGCCAAGGCAATGTAAGCCGTAATGGTAGCAACAGGATAGGGGATGGGATAATGTTTATTGCCTAGCAGGTAGCAAATCAGTGCCATGCTAAAATAGCAGATAAGGGTGGCAATAGCAGATCCCATATAACCCAGCACCGGGATGAGCAGCAGGTTAAAAAGTATTGTGATAGCGGCACCGCCCAGGCTTATATAGGTGCCATAGTGCGTCTTATCTGAAAGCTTAAACCAGACGGTAAGGTTATAGTAAACTCCTAAGAAAAGATTCGCTAGCAACAGCACCGGAACAATGGCAATTCCTTCCCGGAAAGCAGGAGTACGTATTAGAATAGCAAAGTCTTCGAGGTTAGCAGATATGAATAGAAAAATAAAGGCGCACACAATTACAAACCATTTCATAATAAGCGCAAAGGTCTGTGGTGAGCTTTTATCCTGTGCCTGTGAGAAAAAGAAAGGCTCGGCCGCATAACGAAATGCTTGTATCGCTAGTGTCATAAAAATAGCGAGTTTATAACAGGCACTATAAACTCCTACTGCCGCCATATTGCTAGTGTTTGGGTAAAAGCCTTCCGGTAGCCACCGCTCCAGCAGAATGCGGTCTATTACCTCATTTACGATACCAGCAATTCCCATAAAGAGAAGCGGGTAAGCGTATTGCAGCATTGGCTTAAGCTGACCGAAATCAAGTTTAAACCTGAAAATGCTTAGCTCACGCCAAAGCATAGGCAGTAGCAGCGCATTGGCTACTAAATTAATTAGGAATATGTAGCCTATATTAAAGCCTGGGTCATATATCTGCGCTACTATGGGCTGTAATCCTATTAGATATTCGCCTCCATAAATGTCGCGGCAAATTACCAGGAAAAATGTATTGGCCCCCACCGTAAGCAGAATATTGGCGAGTTTAAGAGAAGCGAACTTTATAGCCTTGTTGTGGAGCCGAAGCCAGGCGAAAGGTATGGCTACAATAGCATCGATTGCCAGTACCAGTGCCAGCCATATAATATATTCCGGATGATCGGGTAAGCCTACATAAACAGCAATAGGCTGAGCGGCAACTATAAGAACAGTCGTAAAGATCGAGCTGCTAACGAGAATCGAACTTAGTGTTCTGTTATACAAGGCGCGCTTGTCGGCTCCTGTTTTGTTGGCGAAGCGGAAAAAGGCAGTCTCCATTCCGTAGGTGTAGAGGATGTTGAAGAATGCCGTAAACGAGTATAAATAAGAAATAACGCCATATTCCTCACGCAGGAGCACGGCTGTATAAATAGGCACAAGCAGATAGTTTATCGCTCTGCCTACTATACTGCTTAAACCATAGGCAGCTGTTTGCCCAACCAGTTTTTTGGCTATACTCATACTCTCTTTCTGTGGCCGGGAATACAGTAATTCAGGTTATATGCCTTTGAAATTGGCCTTGCGTTTTTCCAGGAAAGCATTGGTGCCTTCTACAAAGTCTTCGGAAGTGCAGCAGCGGGCAAAAGAATTGGCCTCGGTCTGGTAGCCGTTTTCATCTTTGGCGTAAACGGCATTTACACAATCTATTACCATACCGATAGCGAGAGGTGCTTTTGCTAATATTTTTGTTAATATTTCGTGGCATTTAGGCAGCAGTTCTTCCTGAGCTACCACATGGTTGGCTAAACCTAAGGCTAAAGCCTCCGGGGCAGAAAGCATGTCGGCTGTCATCATCAGTTCCATGGCCTTGCCTTTGCCTATAAGCTGTGTCAGGCGTTGTGTGCCACCGTACCCCGGAATAAGACCAAGATTAACTTCTGGCTGTCCGAATTTAGCATTCTCGCTGGCAATGCGCATGTGGCAGGCCATGGCGAGCTCGCAACCGCCACCCAGGGCAAAACCATTTACAGCGGCAATTACAGGTTTATTGCAGCGCTCAATCATGCTGAACACCTCCTGGCCACGCTCTGCAAAACTGCGGGCATTAACTTCGCTTAGTTCTGCTATTTCTGCAATATCAGCTCCGGCAACAAAGGCTTTTGCGCCTACGCCGGTTATAATAACTCCTTTTATAGTGGTGTCGTCGTAAACCTCCTGTATAGCCTGCTGCAGCTCTAGTATGGTTGTGCTGTTGAGGGCGTTCAACTTATCAGCTCTGTTGATAGAGATAGTAAGGATGCCGTTATCTTCGAGTTGAAGCAGTAGGTTTTGGAATGTAGCCATAGTTTCTATACGCTGGTCAGAATGACAATTTTGCTGCAAAGATAAAGATTTCATTCGTATCCCTGAAAAGCTAAATAGCATCCAACTCTCCTGTTTTATTGCAAAACTCAGTCATTCATGGCTATTTTTGTGGTGAAGAGGCTTTTGTGTGAAGATTTAATTCAATCAAAAATTAAAATAATTTAGCAGATATGGGTTTTCTGGGAGAGTTTAAGAAGTTTGCTGTAAAAGGCAATGTAATAGATTTAGCTGTAGGTGTGGTTATTGGTACTGCCTTTGGTGCCATTACTTCTTCTTTGGTAAAAGATGTAATCATGCCTCCGTTAGGTCTTATTATCAGTAAGGTAGACTTTACAAAACTAAAATTGATTCTTAAAGCCGCTGTTATAGAAAATGGAGAGGTAGTTGAACCGGAAGTAGCTATACTTTATGGTAATTTTATGCAGGCTGTCATGAATTTTATCATTATTGCCTTTGCCATATTTCTGTTGGTGCGCTTAATAAACAGAACAAGAGAAAAAGAAGCGGCTAAACCTGCTCCTCCTGTCAATAAAGAAGAGCAACTGCTAGCCGAAATTCGCGATATTTTAAAGGCGCAGGGTGGAGGTGAGGCTTCGTCGGGTGAAAAGGTGGTGTAGCGGGCAAGAAACCGGATATTCCGGAAGAAGTTCTGCTTTTCGTTATACTAAAGTTTTCTCTTACTCCGGCTAAACCCTTCTCTGTATCATAACTATCGTACCTGCTCGGATGCCTTTACTTCGTTAGCATCCTGCATTTTACTTTCATTTAGATGTCCAAGTTTTTTCGTCGACTCATTGCTATACTTTTTTTTTGTGCCTGTTTTTGGTTACAACCTGCTCTTGCCCAGGATACTACTCTGGCAGACAGTGTAACAGCCAGGGTGTTGTGGGACCATGGTGGCACAGGCACAATCAACTTTAGCCAGGTTAGCCTGAGCAACTGGGCTGCCGGAGGGCAGAACTCACTTTCTGTGTTAGGTATTGCTAATCTGTATGCCAATTATAAAGACGGACCTAATACCTGGAATAATAATCTGGATGTGACGTTTGGAACTGTAAAAATTGAGAACCAGCGCCTGCGGAAAAGTGATGACCGTATTGAGCTGAACTTGAAGTATGGCCGCAGAGCTTCTGAACAGTGGTTCTACACCGCACAGTTAAATGCCCGCACCCAGCTTACCCCTACCTATAACGATACCAGAACAAACAGGCTGTCTAACTTCTTTTCACCTGCTTTTATCACTTCATCTTTAGGGATGGATTATAAGCCTAATGAGAAGCTTTCTGTTTTCTTATCGCCTCTAACCAGTAAGTTTACCATTGTAGCTAGCCAGGGCCTGGCAGATACGGGTGCTTTTGGTGTGCAACCGGCTATGCCAGACATATTGGGAAATCCTGTGCCGGGTACAGGAAGGCACTTCAGGGGTGAGTTTGGTGGCTTTGTAAATGTTCGGTTCCGGCAGGAGATCATGAAGAACATCACCTTGCAGTCTAAAATTGATTTGTTCTCCAATTATGTTGTCAGGCCTCAGAATATAGATGTGAACTTCGAGAACCTGCTGAACTTTAAAGTAAACAAGTTTGTGTCGGCCAGCATTTTTGTGCACATGATATATGATGATGATATTCCGGTAAAGGTTGATCGTACTGGTGATGGCGTGTTAGATGGTACAGGGCCAAGGCTTCAGCTTAAAGAGACATTGGGTATAGGCTTATCTTACAAGTTTAAATAGTAGAACTTCTTTGGCAGGTGCTATGTTTCTGATTTAATTTATATACTTTAGAAGGAGAACTACGTTCCTTACTTAAAAGCCTTGATTCCTTATGAAGAAACTCTTTTTATCTATACTGCTGCTGGGAGCCATCTCCTTGCTAACCAATGCCCAGGCGCAGACGGCGCAAACTACTACATCTACTTCGGCTGCTAAAGATGAATTCTGGGGTACACGCAAAGTCGAACACAAAGGCACATCTGCTGATGCCATTGGTGCCCGCGGAGCGAACGTCGACAAACGTTTAAATGCGTATGAGGGGAAAAAGCAGAGTGGCTTTACCAAATCAAGCTTCAGGTTGAAGAAGATGAAAGAAATCGAGAAGAAAGAAAAGAAAATGCTGAAGAAGCGTGAGCGTGACAGAAAGCGGTTAAAAAAGAATCGTAACTAACATTTGCCTAAAAAAGGGAAGGCTGCTCCATGGAGCAGCCTTCCCTTTTTTAGGCTCTACCTATAAAACGAAAAAGCCCTGGCTGTTGCAAACAACCAGGGCTTTTCTTTTGAAGCATAGTTTACAGTGTACGCTTCACTTCTTTTTCTTCGTAAGCTTCTATTACGTCGCCTATTTCAATTTCATTGTAGTTTCTGATGCTGATACCGCATTCGTAGCCTTGGCGTACTTCCGAAACATCGTCTTTGAATCGTTTCAAAGCCAGGATTTCACCATCATGCACCACGATACCATCCCGAACCAGACGTATTTTAGAGTTACGGTGGATAGAGCCATCTGTAATCATACATCCGGCAATGGTACCCACCTTCGAAATTCTGAATACATCACGAACTTCAGCGTTACCCACAATTTCTTCTTTCACGGTTGGGGCAAGCATACCTTCCATGGCGTCTTTTACCTCGTTAATCGCATCGTAGATAATAGAGTACAGGCGAACGTCAATTTGTTCCTGTTCTGCCAGTTTACGAGCGTTAATCGACGGACGAACCTGGAAGCCGATGATAATGGCATCCGATGCCGAAGCTAGCAGTACATCTGATTCAGATATAGCACCTACACCTTTACCGATAATGTTAACCTGTACTTCGTTTGTAGAAAGTCTCAGTAATGAATCGGAAAGTGCTTCTACCGAACCATCCACGTCGCCTTTTACAATTACATTCAGCTCTTTAAATGAACCGATTGCCAATCGACGGCCAATCTCATCAAGGGTGATATGCTTACGTGTGCGCAGGCTTTGCTCACGCTGTACCTGAGAACGGTTAGACGCGATCTCTCTTGCTTCACGCTCAGATTCCATCACAACAAACTTATCACCTGCCTGTGGTGCGCCATCCAGGCCTAATAACTGCACTGGAGTAGATGGGCCGGCTATCTTCATTTTCTTACCACGGTGATCGGTCATTGCTTTCACTCTACCGTAGTGAGAACCAGCCAATACCACATCTCCAATTTTAAGAGTACCTGTCTGTACCAGTACGGTAGCTACATAGCCACGTCCTTTATCAAGGGAGGCTTCTATAACTGTACCTACTGCATTTCGATCAGGATTCGCTTTCAGTTCCAGTAACTCGGCCTCAAGCAATACTTTTTCTAACAGATCTGGTATACCAACACCTGTTTTAGCCGAAACTTCCTGGGCCTGGTATTTACCACCCCATTCTTCTACCAGAATGTTCATCTGGGCAAGCTCTTCACGAACTTTATCAGGGTTTGCTCCCGGTTTATCGATTTTGTTCAGGGCAATAATAATTGGTACACCTGCCGCCTGAGCGTGGTTAATGGCTTCTTTCGTCTGTGGCATTACAGAGTCGTCAGCTGCTACCACAATAATAACAACGTCTGTTACCTTAGCACCACGGGCACGCATCGCTGTAAAGGCTTCGTGACCTGGTGTATCGAGGAAGGTTACCTGACGGCCATCTTCTGTTTTAACGCTGTAGGCACCAATGTGCTGGGTAATACCACCAGCCTCACCAGCCGTTACGTTGGCATTTCGGATGTAATCGAGCAAAGATGTTTTACCGTGGTCAACGTGGCCCATGATTGTTACAATAGGGGCACGCTCCTGTAAATCTGCGTCGCTATCTTCTGCTACTACATCTAAGCTTTGTTCGTCTTCAGATGTAATAAAGTCGATGTTATAGCCAAATTCATCAGCAATAATGGTAATGGCTTCTGCATCCAGGCGCTGGTTTATAGAAACGAACATACCTAGCTGCATACACACCTTGATAACGTCGTTTACACTCACATTCATGAGAGCCGCCAGGTCATTAGCAGAAACGAACTCTGTTACACGTAGTGTTTTAGATTCTTCCTGCTCCTGCATACGACGCTCTTCCAGAGAGTCAGCTATAGCTGAGCGCTTCTCACGGCGATACTTCGCACGGTTACCGCCTCCGCCTTTGCCACTGCTCAGCTTAGCAAGCGTAGCCTTGATCTGCTCCTGGATTTCTTTATCCGAAACCTCTGCTTTCTCAGGGCGTGGCGTAAAGTTGTTGCGTCCTCCTTGTCCGCCTCCGGCAGGCCGGTTACCCTGGTAACCTCCTCCTGGGCGCTGACCACCGGGGCCGCCTCCTGTACGGGGTCCGCCTGGGTGACCGCCTCCGCCAGGACGGTTTCCACCACCTTGCGGACGATTACCCTGTTGCTGGCCTCCCTGGCCCTGAGGACGTTGCTGTTGATTACCTTGTCCTCCGCCTTGTTGTCCTTGTCCTGGTTGGTTCCCTTCAGGGCCAGGTACAATAATGCGCTTGCGCTTTTTCTTTTTGCCGTTCTTCCTGTCATCTGAGGATGCAACTGGTTTAGAACCTTTTCTGCGTGAGCTATCGGGTAATTC contains these protein-coding regions:
- the infB gene encoding translation initiation factor IF-2 encodes the protein MAEEKIRRLKQVATTLNIGTSTIVDYLSAKGFDVENKPTSKITGEQFNMLAKEFASSMQDKIEAEELSISKKPQSNQVIASEQPQETKKPAESDQDILIKTVHQPKADTTPKAPAEPAKPEPTPVTSKLPGFKVLGKIELDERGRPIPKQSEPKPAAQPAAPAPKQEAAPQAKTEAPKVEEPKPQPVVAPEPAKPAPVAQAPQQPAAPQAEVPAKPAPEVKPQAQPEAPKQEAPAPVVAQPKPEAPAAPKQSAATPAAATTPAPQAPAAPSQEGNKAPAQPTAPTEDRETEQIETITAKADQLKGLTVLGKIELPDSSRRKGSKPVASSDDRKNGKKKKRKRIIVPGPEGNQPGQGQQGGGQGNQQQRPQGQGGQQQGNRPQGGGNRPGGGGHPGGPRTGGGPGGQRPGGGYQGNRPAGGGQGGRNNFTPRPEKAEVSDKEIQEQIKATLAKLSSGKGGGGNRAKYRREKRSAIADSLEERRMQEQEESKTLRVTEFVSANDLAALMNVSVNDVIKVCMQLGMFVSINQRLDAEAITIIADEFGYNIDFITSEDEQSLDVVAEDSDADLQERAPIVTIMGHVDHGKTSLLDYIRNANVTAGEAGGITQHIGAYSVKTEDGRQVTFLDTPGHEAFTAMRARGAKVTDVVIIVVAADDSVMPQTKEAINHAQAAGVPIIIALNKIDKPGANPDKVREELAQMNILVEEWGGKYQAQEVSAKTGVGIPDLLEKVLLEAELLELKANPDRNAVGTVIEASLDKGRGYVATVLVQTGTLKIGDVVLAGSHYGRVKAMTDHRGKKMKIAGPSTPVQLLGLDGAPQAGDKFVVMESEREAREIASNRSQVQREQSLRTRKHITLDEIGRRLAIGSFKELNVIVKGDVDGSVEALSDSLLRLSTNEVQVNIIGKGVGAISESDVLLASASDAIIIGFQVRPSINARKLAEQEQIDVRLYSIIYDAINEVKDAMEGMLAPTVKEEIVGNAEVRDVFRISKVGTIAGCMITDGSIHRNSKIRLVRDGIVVHDGEILALKRFKDDVSEVRQGYECGISIRNYNEIEIGDVIEAYEEKEVKRTL
- a CDS encoding enoyl-CoA hydratase/isomerase family protein, producing the protein MATFQNLLLQLEDNGILTISINRADKLNALNSTTILELQQAIQEVYDDTTIKGVIITGVGAKAFVAGADIAEIAELSEVNARSFAERGQEVFSMIERCNKPVIAAVNGFALGGGCELAMACHMRIASENAKFGQPEVNLGLIPGYGGTQRLTQLIGKGKAMELMMTADMLSAPEALALGLANHVVAQEELLPKCHEILTKILAKAPLAIGMVIDCVNAVYAKDENGYQTEANSFARCCTSEDFVEGTNAFLEKRKANFKGI
- the mscL gene encoding large-conductance mechanosensitive channel protein MscL — encoded protein: MGFLGEFKKFAVKGNVIDLAVGVVIGTAFGAITSSLVKDVIMPPLGLIISKVDFTKLKLILKAAVIENGEVVEPEVAILYGNFMQAVMNFIIIAFAIFLLVRLINRTREKEAAKPAPPVNKEEQLLAEIRDILKAQGGGEASSGEKVV
- a CDS encoding DUF3078 domain-containing protein is translated as MSKFFRRLIAILFFCACFWLQPALAQDTTLADSVTARVLWDHGGTGTINFSQVSLSNWAAGGQNSLSVLGIANLYANYKDGPNTWNNNLDVTFGTVKIENQRLRKSDDRIELNLKYGRRASEQWFYTAQLNARTQLTPTYNDTRTNRLSNFFSPAFITSSLGMDYKPNEKLSVFLSPLTSKFTIVASQGLADTGAFGVQPAMPDILGNPVPGTGRHFRGEFGGFVNVRFRQEIMKNITLQSKIDLFSNYVVRPQNIDVNFENLLNFKVNKFVSASIFVHMIYDDDIPVKVDRTGDGVLDGTGPRLQLKETLGIGLSYKFK